DNA from Evansella sp. LMS18:
GACGTTTCCTGAAAGGTAAAAGTAAATGGGCCGATTTTCAGTACTCCTTCAGGGTCATATTCTTCTGCGATAGCGTACGGTTCTTTACCGAGACGCTGAAAGCCTTCCGGGTCCCGTGTATGCCCGTAAATTTTTAACGGCCTGGTTGAGCGCTCCAGATTCATATCAACAACGCGGCTGTACTGCAGCACCCCTACGTCTGCCACATGATCATGATGGTAATGGGTAAGTATTAAGGCATCGAGGTCGGCAGTTTCAATATATTTCTGCAGTTTCGAGACCGCACCGCTTCCGCAGTCAAGTAGTATTTTCGTATCTTCCTCTTTCAGCAAATAAGCAGATGTTGCCCCGTCTGGTCCAGGGTAACCTCCCCAGTAGCCTATAACAGTAATCTTCATCGAACATCGTCCTTTCTCGTGAATATGAGACGTTCCTTAGTATGAAGGTAACACGCCCAACATATAAGCGAAAGCCAGAGACACTAAAGAAAACTTGGCAAGCCAAGCCTTAAAAGAGGCGAAGGATTGCCTTAGTTGCACTTATACTATAACCCTAAAATTTTGTCAGCGTCGAGACGGCTACGTTGCGAAAATTTTATACTTTCTTATAGTACAAAAAAACCCGCAATGACCTGGGTCATTACGGGTTTCTTATCACCTTAAGCTTCCTGAGCTTCAGGGTAGACGCTCACACGCTTGCGGTCACGTCCAACACGTTCGAATTTAACAACACCGTCCACTTTCGCGAACAATGTGTCATCTCCGCCTTTACCTACGTTCACTCCAGGGTAGATACGAGTTCCACGCTGACGTACAAGGATAGATCCGCCTGTTACCATTTGTCCGTCTCCGCGCTTAGTACCAAGACGCTTCGCAATGGAGTCACGACCGTTCTTTGTACTACCTACACCCTTCTTTTGAGCGAAAAACTGAATGTCTAATTTTAAAAACATGGTCTTCACCTCCTGGATTTATGTTTTAATTTGAATAAACTGTCCGTATTGTTCTTCCAGCGTTTTCAGCGAGTAGAACATACCTTCCAGTAATAGTTGAACTTTCTCGTAAGTGTCCGTATCGAGTTTTTTCGGAACACGACAGCGGAGAAAGCCTCCTTCACCTTCCATTTCTACATCAAGCTCCACACCGCATATCGCCGCGATGGCGTTCACTGTACCAAATGATACGGTAGAAGCGCCGGCGCATACGAGATCTTTGCCACTTTCAGCAAAATCAGCATGTCCGCTCATCGTAAATGTATGGATGGTTCCGTCCTGATTCCTGTCAAAAACAACGTTAATCATAAGACACCTTACGCGTTGATTTTTTCGATTGTTACTTTAGTGTAAGGCTGACGATGTCCTTGCTTACGACGATAGTTTTTCTTAGCTTTGTATTTAAACACAGTCAGTTTCTTTCCACGACCCTGTTTTTCAACTTTAGCTGAAACTGTCGCACCTTCTACGAATGGAGCTCCAACTTTTGTTTCGTCTCCACCTACAAGGATTACGTTTTCGAATGTAACAGTGTCTCCTTCAGCTGCATCAAGCTTCTCGATGAAAACCTCTTGGCCTTCTGTTACTTTTACTTGTTTTCCACCTGTTTCAATAATTGCGTACACGACGGCACCTCCTTCTAGTACTCAGACTCGCCATTACAGGTGCAGAAATCATAAGAAATCCGCTTAAAAACCTGATCTGCGCGGTTGTAGTTCTTTGGGTGCTTCCAAACAACTAACAAAAGAAATCATACCATATTTTGAAGATCTGTGTCAATAACTCCTTTTTAACCACTTAAAAACTTGATTAATCACTTTCTTTCAAGCCAGACATTTTTAATTTTTTCCCTGCTCCCCAGCATCCTGATAATATAATAAGGAAATTTTCCCTGCAGTTCCGTACTGGACAGCAGAAATAATTTTTTCCCTGATGTGCCTTCCAGTTTATTAAGCCTTGAATCATTGCCATTATCCAGCATCTCTTTCAGCAGCCCAGGGGAAGCTTCCACTAAAACAGCTTCATCCTCCGTATTTTTCAGCTCCAGGATTCCTCTTTCCAGTTCTGCTGCTCCGCTTTTCACTGTACGTAATCTGCCAGTGCCGCCGCATACTTCGCACGGTTCTGTCAGCAGTTCCTCCAGAGGTTTTCTCACTTTTTTCCTGGTCATTTCCACCAGTCCGAAATGTGTGAATCCTGCTATATTTGTAAGTCCGGGGTCGGAAGCTGTGCCTTTTTTCAAAGCTTTAAGCACAATCTCCCTGTCTTCCTCCTGCTTCATATCGATGAAATCAATTATAATAATCCCGCCAATGTCTCTTAACCTCAACTGCTCTGCCACCGCATGTGCTGCATCAGTATTGGTCTTTAATACCGTTTCCCGAAGGCTGCCTTTCCCGGTATACTTGCCGGTGTTTACATCAATGACTGTCATAGCCTCCGTACTTTCGACAATTAAAAATCCTCCGTTTTTCAGCCATACATGCTTTTTCAAGGATTTGTCCAGCTGCTGGCCCATTCCATAAGCGTCAAATAAATCCTCTTTTCCCTGGTACAGCTGCAGACGCTCACTGGCATCGTCGCCACTCCACTTCAGGAGGCTTTGGTACGCCTGATAATCATCGGTAATTACTTCGGTTTTTCCATCGCTGAACAGATCCCGGTGTACACGATAAATAAGGGAAGACTGATCGAAAAGAAGATAAGGCGGAGAGACGTCTTTTTTGTTTTGCATCATCTCTTCGTGCTGGTCTCTTAACCTGCCCAATTCCTCGAGCACAACCCCTTCTTCTGCTGATTCGGCGACTGTCCGGATAATCATACCTTCCTGATCTTCAAGAGCTGTTTTTCCGAAAGACCGCCACTTTTCCCTTACCTCACCGGACTTCATTTTTTTCGACACCGCTACGTAATTTGCATGAGGCATATACACAATATATTTTCCAGGAAGTGAAATATTTTCTGTCAGCCGGACTCCTTTGTTTCCTGTCTCCTCCTTTGTAACCTGGACAACGATACTCTGCCCTTTTGTAAGGAGAGAACTGACAGAAGGAGCTTTCCGCTGATCTTCATCCTCCCTGTACGGGAGATAGCCAATCAGTTCATTCCTGTATAAAAACCCGTTTCGCGTTGCTCCAATATTTACAAAAGCAGCTTCCATACCAGGAACAATGTCTTCCACTTTCCCAAGAATGATATTTCCTGACCGTGTCAGCTCGTTTTCCTGTTCAAACAGCCACTGGACTATATTGCCATCCTCTGTTACCGCTCCCCGCTTTTCACCTGTTTTCATGCTCAATATCACTTTTCTCAATACATTTTGCTCCAATCCGTACATTAGTTGCGACTATTATATATGTAAAGACGTAAAACTGACAAGCCCTGGCCGTACACTGTAACTTTGAATCGCCCTCATTTCACCTGCTAAAAAAAACAAAAAAGCCTGCCTGTATATTCAGGCAGTCATCACAGCCAATATTTTTTAAAAAATTTTCATCAGAGGAAGCAGCCGTTTTTTTTCATCGAAGAACGCATTCAGTATCTCTCGCTCCTCTATCACGCCATAGTTACTGCCTAAAGTGAAATAATGATACCTCTCCCGGTTCACCTTTTTGATTGCCTCAGTAACTGTCGTTGCTGGAGAGACTTTCACTTGCATTTCCCCCTTGAACCCAGCTTTTCTTTTCCTTTCCAGGAGGAAACGGAGAAAAAGAAAATGCCGTTGTTTCCACTCCAGGTAGTGATGGACCCATAAGAATAACACCACGATAATTAAGTTTAAATGAAAAGGCAGGATTAATAGAGAAATTATTGTGATTGCCGACAACAGAATCGCGGAAAAATAAAAACTAAACCGGACAGCCTGATGAAAGGGCAGGAGCCAGGAAAGGAAGGCAAAAATCAGTTTTCCCCCGTCCAATGGGAGGACTGGCAGGAGATTAAACAGAAGAATCGTTAAATTATGGAAGAGAAAAACCTGATGGTCTCCTTCACTCCACAGGGGTGTAGCGAGAAGAAGATAGCTTGCCCCGATTAGCCATAAATGCTGAAGGGGGCCACTTATCGTCACGATGATCTCTTCCTTCACAGGCCGGTTTCCGTACTCTTCCGTCTCAGCCATTCCCCCAAATGGAAGGAGCATAATTTTCCTGATCCGCCAGCCAAAACGGTAGGCCGCATAACTATGGCCAAGTTCGTGTACGAACACGATGAGAAAAAGCATAATGATTTCTTTAAAGTAGCCCGTCAGCCCGCCTATGCCAAGAATGCCCCATAAAACCGGATGTATATGGACTTTCTTCAGGAGACTAATCAAAATTGATCACTTCGTTAGGATCTATAAATGTATCTCCTTCCTTTAATGCAAAATAGTAGACACCGAGGTCTTCTTCTTCCTGATGGGGAGAAACTTCACCGAGAAAATCCCCGCTGTCAACATGGTCGTATAACTTAACCGGTATGTTTTCCAGCCTTCCATACCAGGACTCTCCCCCGTCATAATGACGGATCACTATGACATTTCCCCATTCATTTGCTTCATCTTCCCCAATGAACCTTACTACGCCGCTTCGGACCGCTTCTACCTTTTCCCCTTTATTTGTCTCTACATAGATCCCCCGCCCATTTTGTTCAAAAGACTCTCTTATAGTTCCTGAAGCAGGCAGCGCGTAGATATCAGAAGGGTCTCTTTCCTGTTCAAAATCACCTGGCGCCACTACTTCCATCTGTGGCGGCAGCAGTGCAACGGGACGTCCAAAGGCTTCTTCATACCAGCCTGCTACTGTACTGAATTGAAAATCCTCGCTAAATGATGTCTGCACATAATTCCGCATACCTTCCAGGGAAGAGCTTTGTGACTGAAATAAAATGCCTATGGCAAAAAACAGGCATATACTTGCCAAGATCTGCATGATGAACCGGTCTTTCCGGAAAAATGGTTCGTTTTTTTTCTGGCTGCTGACATCTTTATACTTGCCATCAAAAGTATAAAGGGTGTCTTCCCTTTCCTCCTCATGTTTCCAGCTGTACGGCAATACTGGTCCCCCGGAGGATCTTTCCCTGGCAATCTGCCTGTGAGGCACCGGCCTTCTTTTTCTCCGCTTAGCCTCCATCCTCCGTTTTAATTTATCCACCCGATTATTCATAGCTTCCTCACCCACTTCGTTTCTTTGTACAATGTATGACTTGTCCTCAGCAGATATGCCAGTTTGTCCCTGTAAAAGCGCTCTGAGTCTGTGTATAATCTGCAGCTCTCCCAATAACAGAAAAAACGGCATCCATCTTCGGATACCGTTTCAATCATTTTTATTTTTATGCTGCCTGCCCCTGAGGACCTTCTGTATCGATTACTTTCTTGCGGGTAAATACAGTTTTCAGGTAAGGAATCACCCAGCGGTCGCCGCCGATTCTTCCTGCGTTATAACCAGCTGCAAGAATGAAGATTGTCAGGACAACCATCCAAGGATTGGAAGAAATCGTACCTGCGAACATGAACGCGAAGTTCATCACAATTCCAAAGAATGCTGCCGCAGTTGTTAAAATTCCAAGCATTAATCCAAGGCCTACAAGCACCTCGCCCCAAGCTACAAGGAAGCTGAACATTTCAGCGTTTGGCAGAGCGAATGACTCAATAAATGCGTGATAAGTTGGATACTGTTCCATAACCATTTCATTATTAACTACACCTGTAAGATAGCCTGATGCGTCGAATCCACCTGTAACTTTGCCCCATCCTGCTGACAGCCAGCTCCAGCCAAGGTACACACGAAGAATTGTCAAAATACCCGCCGCAATTTTGTTATTCCTGATAAAGTCCATAAACATGTTAATTCCCCCTATATTAGTTTAGAATAATTGCCCTGGCATTTATGATGCCGTTGTATAAAGCTTGTTGTTGTTTAATTGGTTTGTTAAGTGATCACTAACGTTTTCTACACTTTTATTATATAGCGGATTTACCTGTGAAAACATTCACATGTGTGACCGTTCTGTTGCAGACTGGTGACTAAAGTGTGACATAAAGCACAATTAACCAGTGACGAGAATCACAGCCTCTAAAACTTCATTGTGCAAAGAAAAGACCTCCGTTTTCCAAGTGGAGAACGAAGGTTCAGAAAATAATTAATCAGGGGGTAGTGTATTTTATTCCCTCGACACTAAAAGTGTTAAAATATTGACAGGGGAATCCCTGCAGAACGTCTGCCGCACTATAAGTTTTTCCATCCACCAAAAAACCGCTTGTCCAGTTTTAAGGACAAACGGCTTTTCATTACCCTCTTATACCGAGGAATTTTTTCATTCGTGTAAAAACACCTTTATCATTTTCCAGAGACATGAGCGGAACCGATTCGCCGCATATTCTCCGGGCAATATTCCTGTACGCAATTGCTGCTTTCACTTTAGGGTTCATTGCTACTGGTTCACCGGAATTAGAAGCTTTAATTACTTCATCTTCATCAACAACGATTCCCAGAAGCTCAATAGAAAGGATAGAAACAACTTCTTCCACATCAAGGGAATCTCCGCTTTTACTCATATGGGGCCTGATGCGGTTGATCACTAGTTTAGCGGGATCAATTTGTTCTTCCTTTTCCAGGAGCCCGATAATCCTGTCGGCATCACGGACAGAAGAGATTTCCGGTGTAGTAACTACGATCGCTTTATCTGCTCCGGAAACTGCATTTTTAAAACCCTGTTCAATACCTGCCGGACAGTCGATCAGTATATAATCGTAATCTTTTTTCAGTTCGTCTATCAGATCTTTCATCTGCTCAGGTTTGATTGCTGACTTATCCTTCGTCTGGGCTGCAGGAAGAAGGTTCAGACATTCAAAGCGTTTATCAGTTACAAGAGCCTGATGAAGCCGGCATCGCCCCTCCACTACATCTACCAGGTCGTAAATGATCCTGTTTTCGAGCCCCATAACCACATCCAGGTTACGGAGTCCTATATCGGTGTCTACTAGACAGACTCTCTTACCTGATAATGCCAAAGCAGTTCCTACGTTCGCAGTAGTGGTAGTTTTACCAACACCGCCCTTACCTGATGTTACAACAATCGCTTCTCCCACGTCATTCTCCCCTTTCTCCTAAACCTGTAAAACTATGTAAACCATACTTAAGGAACAAAGAGATACTTTATAATCTGTAAAAATCATGTGCCTTTTTTATTCAGGACAGGTAACTTAATTTTAACACACCATGAATTCTCTATGCGAAAAGAAATTTAAAGGGAAGATGGAAACCTGGATTTATTATATCATGCTGGCAATCTCCGGACGTATATTCTGGAGATGCTGCACTTTGTCAATAACCATTTCTCCGCCTTCGTCCACAAAAGCGCATTCCATTATAAGCTCTTTATCACTTTCCTCCTCAGGAGGCCTGCGGATTACATCGGCTATCCTGAGCTGGGATGGCAGCATGGAAGACCCGCAAATAACGGACTGTCTGTTACCTTCACAGCCTGCATGGGCAATTCCGCGCATTTTTCCAATTACAAAAATATTGCCGGAAGCTTTAATTGTGCCTCCAGGATTAACATCCCCGATTAAAAGAAGGTCTCCTGTCACCTCAATAACCTGGCCTGACCGGACAATTCGAAGCAGGCGGTTAACCTCCTGGCTCCGAATCGCCTTCTCAGCTTCTTCTTTAGACATGACCTCTGATTCCACAGTCACTTCCACACCATTAATATGGTTTGATAAGGCTTCTTTCAGGGCATCAAGCTGCTGAGGGTCCAGATACCTTTTTCCTGAAACGAGCTTTATGCGGACCTGCCCTTCTTCACTGTCACTCGAAGGAGGACGATCGGAGAGCTTATCATTTAATTCAGTTAACAGTGAGTCGAAGGAACACTGGTCGTTCAGAATAAAGGTCAGACCGTCCTTTGTTCCTTTTATAAGCACATTTTGTTTTCTAAGCTGTTTCTGAACCATCTGTTCCTTACACCTCACTTCAGCTGTTTCTATGGTCAAGCTACGTTATTTTTCAATTGTTTTCCCCTTCATGACGCTCGCCTGCAAAACTGTATAAGTTAGAACAAGCCATCATCTTCATTCCTCTTTATAAATTCGAACCACTTTCTCAGCGGATAGGCAGCGGCCGCCAGTACGAAGAAATTCATTGCGAGACTTGGCAGAAAACGGCTGTACAGAAATTCATGATGGGGAATAGCAGTCATACCCAGCAGGAGCATCATACCGTACAGGAAATACTCCAGCAGGATTACCGCTGTTATCGTTAAAAAAACAGCTGCTGGAAGATTCCTTTGAAAAAAAGGAATCGAAATTGATAAAAGATATGCAAGCAGTCCCATGGCAAACGTATATATCCCCAGAAGCGAGGAATAAATAACGTCAAACATGACTCCAAAAATCACACCGTACAGCGTTCCTGTACCCCTGCCCCGGAAGATTCCGGCAAAGATAATCAGCATGAATGACCATCTTGGGATAAACAGGAGGTCAGAACCGAACTGATCAGGAGCAAAAATCTGAAATACTGTTCCTTCTATTATAAACAAAACAAAGAGTACAAGAAATAAAGAATATTTCCTCATCATTGCCCGCCCTCGACTTCAGGGTCAATCTCAGACTCCAGGGAGCTTGCTCCCCGCTCTATTACTAGAACAGAATCAAGCTGCCTGAAATCAGCAGCAGGCTCGATATAAGCAGTCTGGCTCAGACCAAATTCGTCCGGCTCAAAATAAACGATTTCTCCAATAGGGAGACCCCGTGGGAAAATTCCGCCCAGTCCGGAAGTAACGACCATCTGCCCTTCTTCCAGCTCGGCATCTATATCAATCTTTGTAAACTGAAGATAGCCGGATTCCTCATGGATTCCTTCTATAAAACCATATGTTGGTTCATCATTATCCGCAAAAGCGGAAATACGGTTTGTATGATCCTGGTCACTCAGCAGCTGTATCGTGGAGCTGAACTGGGAAACCTGATGCACCTTCCCGATTAATCCAGTTGAAGTCATCACAGCCATGTTTTCTTCAATACCGTCCTGACCACCTTTATTAATCCCGATGTATTCATTCCACCGGTCAGGAGAGCGATGAATGACAAGTGCAGAGCGGACAGTATAATCATACAGATTCTCGCTCATATCAAGGGAATCTTTCAGTTCTTCGTTAACTCTCCGTAACTCAGTAAGTTCCACCTGAAGAGCGGCATATTCATCGAGATGGGACTTTAAAACCTGGTTTTCCTCATAGATGTTGCGCATATCATTTACACTCTCAAAGAAACCCGCTGCAAAATGAGCGGGTCTTGAGAATCCGGACTGAACCCATCCGATACTGTCTGTCAGAAACTGTTCAGGCCAGGATAATGAACGCCTTTCACTCATGGAATAGCCGATGAGGCCTACCAGGATGATAATGCATACGAGTAAAACAATCAGTCGCTTGTTGGAAAAAAATGAAGGCATTTGCGACACCTGCTATCCTTTTCTGTTTGATCTTACCGTAATACCAGCTTTTGAACGAAAGAGATGGAGATTTTCCAACGCTCTTCCTGTACCTATAGCCACACAGTCAAGTGGGTTTTCAGATACAAGTACAGGCATATTTGTTTCTTCAGCTAAAACTCTGTCGAGGTTACGCAATAAAGCGCCCCCTCCGGTGAGGACAATTCCCCGGTCCATAATATCTGCCGCAAGTTCCGGAGGTGACTGTTCCAAAGTATCTTTAACAGACTGAACGATCATAGCCACTGTGTCTTCCAGAGCTCCCGCTATTTCATCTGCGTTGATAGTGATTGTTTTTGGAAGGCCGCTCACAAGGTCACGTCCACGGATTTCCATCTCCTCATTTGTATCCGGCTTGCCTGCAGAACCTATTTCAAATTTAATGGATTCGGCAGTTCTTTCACCGATCATTAAGTTATAGTTTTTCTTAACATATTGTACGATGGCATCGTCCATTTCATCCCCTGCAACACGGACAGACTGGCTCGTTACAATTCCGCCCAGTGAAATAATCGCCACTTCTGTCGTTCCGCCTCCGATATCAACAACCATGCTTCCAGTTGGCTCCCAGACTGGCAGGTCCGCTCCAATCGCTGCGGCAAATGGTTCTTCAATGGTGTACGCTTCCTTCGCTCCAGCCTGTTTCGTAGCATCCTCAACAGCTCTTTTTTCAACAGCTGTAATGCCGGATGGCACACAAACCATGACGTTAGGCTTTCTTGTGAAAATAGACCGGTTCCTTAATGCCTGGCGGATAAAGTACTTCATCATTGTCGCGGTAGTATCAAAGTCAGCGATAACTCCGTCTTTCATCGGACGAATCGCTACGATATTTCCAGGAGTACGCCCAATCATGTTTTTAGCATCATTACCTACAGCTTCTATTGAACCGGAGTCCGAACGAATCGCAACAACGGACGGCTCCCGTAAAATAACACCTTTACCTTTAACATAAACAAGTGTATTAGCAGTACCTAAGTCAATTCCTAAATCTTTTGAAAAACCACCGAACATCTATGTAATCTCCCTTCATCGTTAACAAAACTCATATCGTTAATTATACTCAATATCTTTCGGAATGAGTAGCATTTTTCATTCAGCAAAATTAAAAACTTTTAAGCAGTCCTGTTTCCTGTAATATGGCTTTCCGCTGAGAACTGTTCTAAGCCAGCAGAACCTTCTGACAGGAAAAATAAGCTGATTTTTATATCCTATAATAATAATTGAAATTTGTATATTAATTTTTGTTTCCGTTCACTCAATAGTAGTCATTTTCCCTAAGTCATGAGCCTGAATAAAAGGGCTCTTGTCGAAAATTGCCTCATATTATCCTATCATAATGGTCTGATCTTGTATATCATAAGGAAGTCTCTGTAGTTACATACGGTTGTTATTATATTAATTGTGATGCTGACACAGCTAATCCAACAAAAAAAGCTTCACAAGACGTGAAATCTTGTGAAGCTTTAAACATTTCATATAAACTTAGTTTTTCACTATTTCTTTAGACAGCTCTTCAGGGTTATTTGTTAAATCAAAACGATCTGCGTTCATGATCTTCACCCATGCTGCGATAAAGTCACGGACGAATTTTTCCCTATTATCTTCCTGTGCATACACTTCTGCAAGAGCCCGGAGTACAGAATGTGAACCGAAGACGAGGTCCACCCGGGTAGCTGTACGCTTTAGTTCCCCAGTCTTTCTGTCAAATCCTTCATAGGTAAGATTATCTTTCGGCTTCCACTGAATACCCATGTCAAGCAGATTGACAAAGAAGTCTGGCGTAAGGGCGCCGACATGATCTGTAAATACACCGTGTTCGGTACCACGATGGTTGGTTCCCAGTACACGCAAACCTCCCACAAGCACTGTCATTTCCTTAGCAGTAAGGCCGAGCAGCTGCGCCTTGTCCAGCATTAGCTCTTCCGGACTTACAGCAAACTCTTTCTTCTGGTAATTACGGAAACCATCCGCCAGAGGCTCCAGCACCTCAAAGTTTTCCACGTCTGTCTGTTCCTGTGAAGCATCGCCGCGTCCAGGTTCGAACGGTACTGTAACATCATAACCGGCGTCTTTTGCAGCTTTTTCAATAGCTGCGCTGCCGCCAAGTACAATTAAATCAGCAAGGCTGACCTCTTTAATGAAGTCGTTCTTAATGTCTTCAAGAACAGAAAGAACTTTTGAAAGCTGTTCAGGCTCATTTGCTTCCCAGTTCTTCTGTGGTTCAAGCCGAATGCGTGCGCCATTTGCCCCGCCCCGCATATCAGATCCTCGGAAAGTGCTTGCAGAAGCCCATGATGTCGTAACGAGCTCGCTCACCGAAAGTCCTGAGTCGAGAATCTTCGACTTCAGCTCAGCAATGTCTGAATCCGTTAAGTCATAGTTACCTTTCGGCGTCGGATCCTGCCAGATAAAATCTTCTTCCGGAACGTCCGGGCCAAGATATCTGTCGCGAGGACCCATATCACGGTGAAGAAGTTTGAACCATGCACGGGCAAATGCGTCAGCAAACTCATCCGGATTCTCATGGAATCGACGGGCTATCTTTTCGTAATCCGGGTCCTCACGCATCGCCATATCTGCTGTAGTCATCATCGTCTTCACTTTTTTAGAAGAATCATGGGCATCTGGTGCCATATGCTCCTCATCCACATCTACAGGCTCCCACTGGTAAGCGCCGGCTGGGCTCTTCGTGAGTTTCCATTCATATCCGAACAGCAAATCAAAATAACTCATATCCCAT
Protein-coding regions in this window:
- a CDS encoding rod shape-determining protein; the protein is MFGGFSKDLGIDLGTANTLVYVKGKGVILREPSVVAIRSDSGSIEAVGNDAKNMIGRTPGNIVAIRPMKDGVIADFDTTATMMKYFIRQALRNRSIFTRKPNVMVCVPSGITAVEKRAVEDATKQAGAKEAYTIEEPFAAAIGADLPVWEPTGSMVVDIGGGTTEVAIISLGGIVTSQSVRVAGDEMDDAIVQYVKKNYNLMIGERTAESIKFEIGSAGKPDTNEEMEIRGRDLVSGLPKTITINADEIAGALEDTVAMIVQSVKDTLEQSPPELAADIMDRGIVLTGGGALLRNLDRVLAEETNMPVLVSENPLDCVAIGTGRALENLHLFRSKAGITVRSNRKG
- the katG gene encoding catalase/peroxidase HPI, which produces MEENNGQCPFSKASTGTEIKRVKGTTNKDWWPNQLNLDILHQHDAKTNPLGENFNYAEEFKKLDYDALKKDLHNLMTDSQDWWPADYGHYGPFFIRMSWHAAGTYRMGDGRGGGGSGSQRFAPLNSWPDNGNLDKARRLLWPIKQKYGNKLSWADLLVLAGNVAIESMGGKTIGFGGGREDIWHPEEDVNWGPETEWLGNERYEGERELENPLAAVQMGLIYVNPEGPDGEPDPKGSARDIRETFKRMGMNDEETVALTAGGHTFGKAHGAGDASHVTEDPEGALIEHQGFGWHSSYETGNGPYTITSGIEGAWTPTPTKWDMSYFDLLFGYEWKLTKSPAGAYQWEPVDVDEEHMAPDAHDSSKKVKTMMTTADMAMREDPDYEKIARRFHENPDEFADAFARAWFKLLHRDMGPRDRYLGPDVPEEDFIWQDPTPKGNYDLTDSDIAELKSKILDSGLSVSELVTTSWASASTFRGSDMRGGANGARIRLEPQKNWEANEPEQLSKVLSVLEDIKNDFIKEVSLADLIVLGGSAAIEKAAKDAGYDVTVPFEPGRGDASQEQTDVENFEVLEPLADGFRNYQKKEFAVSPEELMLDKAQLLGLTAKEMTVLVGGLRVLGTNHRGTEHGVFTDHVGALTPDFFVNLLDMGIQWKPKDNLTYEGFDRKTGELKRTATRVDLVFGSHSVLRALAEVYAQEDNREKFVRDFIAAWVKIMNADRFDLTNNPEELSKEIVKN